From the genome of Pukyongia salina, one region includes:
- a CDS encoding response regulator: protein MSNLKILVADDHPMLLKGLTDELSNNGYHVLEGAENGAQALEIILDKAPQIAILDIEMPILSGFEVIKKCREEDLKTRFIILTSHKEKAFVHKAKKLNISGYLLKDEPFKEIDACIQAVAKGENYFSKEFDEIFNTQVSPELAKIKFLSPSERTIVRLIAQEKTSKEIGELLSISYRTVQKHRANIIQKLDLPSGMDALSQWTEENKELILSL from the coding sequence ATGAGTAATCTAAAAATTCTTGTCGCCGATGATCATCCTATGTTGTTGAAAGGACTAACCGATGAATTGTCCAATAACGGTTACCATGTGCTGGAAGGTGCTGAAAATGGAGCACAGGCCTTAGAGATCATCCTTGATAAAGCACCTCAAATCGCTATCCTGGATATAGAGATGCCTATTCTTTCAGGCTTCGAAGTGATAAAAAAATGTCGTGAAGAAGATCTAAAAACCCGATTCATCATTTTAACCTCCCACAAGGAAAAGGCCTTTGTACACAAGGCAAAGAAGCTTAATATATCCGGTTATCTGCTAAAAGACGAACCATTTAAAGAAATAGATGCCTGTATCCAGGCTGTAGCTAAAGGCGAAAATTATTTTAGTAAGGAATTTGATGAAATATTCAATACCCAGGTTTCGCCAGAGCTCGCGAAAATAAAATTCTTATCTCCCTCCGAACGAACTATCGTTAGACTCATCGCCCAGGAAAAGACCTCGAAAGAGATTGGAGAGTTACTTAGTATTTCCTATCGAACGGTTCAGAAACATAGGGCCAATATCATCCAGAAACTCGATTTGCCTTCCGGAATGGACGCTCTCTCCCAATGGACCGAAGAGAATAAGGAACTTATTCTTTCCCTGTAA
- a CDS encoding sensor histidine kinase, whose product MKFLSLFLLLITVPALSQSSKLDHSIFDQNDGLELDRILAMEFDDEGFLWLGGTNQDVRKIILNDTELALQRFNGSIFHTIPLPVVQPPLTLVSHIYKREDGLFYVVAQSEEEHLYLFDPLSLEFSEIEMGDTDKGLVSCSNVFRYKDKDYLLTQEASTITLNVLTKDAVLVPQFSFQNKDHRFLLESSTKFLPFDDFCLIGDDNFPLTLLDWEGNVLKEFQPETFRADRGSNVSKFWLKEIFTVGNKQFTFPYKSQQLHSINVDSQTIQPENEFVPEDENINTVQDAHGNHLIVSVSDDGVISFFETSEERIELKYRFAAFDENPAVKLISQDLTKDLWIGTSSNQLHHFKFPSEKIRNFLMGSSIRAIHHLDGPNYLVATEADGWYNINTETQEQKPFPLKEANKLFIPNSSRNMILEGDSLWSNHGGSVIRVNVATGVARSYKHFPILCLERLNDSLLVYGTKGYKLMGFNTHTRAHRELATTDSLEVYDVSISRNKEFILGGTDLGLLVFNTKTSEARLLETSSGLEDEFILMVDRLVDSQFLLGTRSGKLIRFDAASETFETLYEDPLKAGIATVLQDGDSYWINTFNGLVVYDSKNNSSVRYSKKDGLSDNEANRYSALKRGDEMLVGTINGLNYFRPSQLNPRKIEASLVLLKVKNYDGDLGEMVDNFNRVKLDQEKRIVLTAENKSFEIDYSLTHNIDAMPISYRYRLDGDPWTDLGTQSSLRFSNFATGRFNLEIEALDFSGNKIGESLEIPIISKDFFYKTWWFYLLVLFLASILFFYLLKQASLKSRLQQRFSEALMFSQERERTRIAGELHDSVGQQLTLIKKKAQNADHDEISALTHKALEEVRGISRGLYPAVLKQLGLTESIEQLIYDLDEETSMFFSADIDNIDDLLNEKESLNFYRFIQESFNNIVKHSQATSVDVTIKRRSRGFTAKIEDNGIGFSVSEKEKQNSLGLKTLSERIRILGGTLTLESTPNGGTRIIADIK is encoded by the coding sequence ATGAAATTCCTCTCTTTATTCCTGCTACTAATCACCGTTCCCGCCTTATCGCAATCTTCAAAATTAGACCATAGCATATTCGACCAAAACGATGGCCTCGAACTAGACCGAATATTGGCGATGGAATTTGATGATGAAGGCTTCCTTTGGCTGGGAGGAACAAATCAGGATGTGCGAAAGATAATACTTAATGACACGGAACTTGCGCTTCAACGCTTCAATGGAAGCATCTTTCACACAATTCCGTTGCCCGTGGTACAGCCGCCTTTAACATTGGTGAGTCATATTTACAAAAGAGAGGACGGTTTGTTCTATGTGGTAGCACAGTCTGAAGAAGAGCATCTGTACCTATTCGATCCGTTAAGTCTCGAATTTTCTGAAATTGAAATGGGTGATACTGATAAAGGGCTGGTGAGCTGTTCGAACGTATTCAGGTATAAAGATAAAGATTACCTTCTTACTCAGGAGGCCTCTACCATAACCCTCAATGTTCTCACCAAAGATGCCGTATTAGTACCACAATTTAGCTTTCAGAATAAAGATCACAGATTCCTGTTAGAGTCTTCAACCAAATTTCTACCGTTTGATGATTTCTGCCTAATTGGCGATGATAATTTTCCGCTCACATTATTGGATTGGGAAGGCAATGTGCTCAAAGAATTTCAACCCGAGACTTTCAGAGCGGATCGAGGTTCGAACGTATCAAAATTTTGGTTAAAGGAAATATTTACTGTAGGAAATAAACAATTTACCTTTCCCTATAAGAGCCAGCAACTTCATAGTATCAATGTTGATTCACAAACCATCCAGCCGGAAAATGAGTTCGTGCCGGAAGATGAAAATATTAATACCGTACAAGATGCACATGGAAATCACCTGATCGTTTCAGTAAGTGATGATGGTGTTATTAGTTTTTTTGAGACTTCGGAAGAAAGAATAGAATTAAAGTATCGGTTCGCCGCCTTTGATGAAAACCCCGCTGTAAAACTCATATCACAAGACCTAACAAAAGACCTTTGGATTGGGACCTCGAGCAACCAATTACATCATTTTAAATTTCCTTCCGAAAAGATCAGGAACTTTCTTATGGGTTCTTCCATAAGAGCGATACATCATCTGGACGGCCCTAATTATTTGGTTGCAACCGAAGCTGATGGCTGGTATAATATCAATACCGAAACCCAAGAGCAGAAACCATTTCCACTGAAAGAGGCGAATAAGCTATTTATACCCAATTCTTCTCGTAATATGATACTGGAAGGGGACAGTTTGTGGAGTAATCATGGGGGTAGTGTAATAAGAGTAAATGTCGCTACTGGAGTAGCGAGGAGTTATAAGCATTTTCCCATCCTGTGTTTAGAAAGATTAAATGATTCGTTGCTGGTCTATGGTACGAAAGGATATAAATTAATGGGTTTTAATACTCATACCAGGGCCCACCGCGAATTGGCTACCACAGATTCACTGGAGGTCTACGATGTTTCTATATCCCGCAACAAGGAGTTTATTCTTGGCGGGACAGATTTAGGTCTTTTGGTATTTAATACTAAAACTTCGGAAGCCAGATTACTTGAGACTTCTTCCGGGCTTGAAGACGAATTTATCCTGATGGTGGACCGGCTAGTAGATTCTCAATTTTTATTAGGTACTCGTTCCGGCAAACTTATTCGCTTTGATGCGGCTTCAGAAACTTTTGAAACACTGTATGAAGACCCCCTGAAAGCCGGTATAGCAACTGTTTTACAAGACGGTGATAGTTACTGGATCAACACTTTCAATGGACTCGTGGTTTATGATTCTAAAAACAACAGCAGTGTTAGATACTCTAAAAAAGATGGATTAAGTGACAATGAGGCAAACAGATATAGTGCTTTAAAGCGGGGTGATGAGATGCTGGTGGGTACGATCAACGGACTTAATTATTTTCGTCCTTCCCAATTAAACCCCAGGAAGATAGAGGCCAGTTTGGTATTACTGAAAGTGAAGAATTACGATGGTGATCTAGGGGAGATGGTGGATAATTTTAACCGCGTTAAATTAGATCAGGAAAAGAGGATCGTGCTAACGGCTGAAAATAAATCTTTTGAGATCGACTATTCACTTACCCATAATATCGACGCTATGCCTATTAGTTATCGCTACAGACTGGACGGTGATCCCTGGACGGATCTTGGAACACAATCTTCCCTGCGCTTTTCAAATTTTGCAACAGGAAGGTTCAACCTGGAGATCGAAGCATTGGATTTTTCGGGTAATAAGATCGGGGAGTCGCTGGAAATACCTATAATTTCGAAGGATTTTTTCTATAAGACCTGGTGGTTCTATTTGCTAGTACTCTTTCTTGCTTCAATTTTGTTCTTTTATCTTCTGAAGCAGGCGAGCTTAAAGAGTCGTCTTCAGCAAAGATTCTCTGAAGCACTTATGTTTTCGCAAGAGCGGGAGCGCACCCGCATAGCCGGTGAATTACACGATAGTGTTGGACAGCAATTAACCCTTATCAAGAAAAAGGCACAAAATGCCGATCATGATGAGATTTCAGCCCTTACCCATAAAGCGCTGGAAGAAGTAAGAGGAATTTCCAGAGGACTATACCCGGCTGTGTTAAAACAACTGGGGCTCACAGAAAGCATTGAGCAATTGATATACGATCTTGATGAGGAAACCAGTATGTTCTTTTCTGCCGATATCGATAATATAGACGATCTATTAAATGAAAAGGAATCGTTGAATTTCTACAGGTTCATACAGGAAAGTTTTAATAATATCGTAAAACATTCGCAGGCAACGTCGGTGGACGTAACTATAAAACGAAGATCAAGAGGTTTTACGGCCAAAATAGAGGATAATGGGATAGGGTTTTCGGTTTCAGAAAAAGAGAAACAAAATAGCCTTGGCCTTAAGACTTTGTCCGAACGCATTCGTATCTTGGGAGGGACTTTAACATTGGAGAGTACGCCCAATGGAGGTACACGAATCATAGCCGATATAAAATAG